The Laspinema palackyanum D2c sequence GTTTTTCTTAACCCCATTCTGGATTAGCCAGTTTTGCCGGTACAATCAAATCAATGAGTTGATCCAGTCCCCGGAATCCAGTCTTGAAAGACCAATCCTTTGATAAACAAGCATTTCTTGCCCAAACTCCCCTGTTTCAGAGTTTACCGCCAGACCAACATCAGGCCCTTGCCCAGATTGCGATCGGCCAATCCTATCAGAAAGGAGAGGTGTTGTTTTGGGAGGGAGATGATGAAAGAGTTGGTTTTTTCATCGTGATTTCTGGTCGAGTTAAAGTGTTTAAACAATCTCCCTTAGGCAAAGAACAGATTTTGCAAATCTTTGCGGGGGGTCAGCATTTTGCGGAGGTGCCTGCTTTTGATGGTCAACCTTTTCCCGCTTCTGCTGCTGCCCTAGAGTCCACTCAGGTGTTATTCTTTCCCCGGACTGCATTCGTGGCTTTGATGCAAGCTCATCCCAATATTGCCATAACTTTGTTAGGAATTTTTGCCCGTCATCTGCGGTGGTTGGCAAAAGTGGTGGAAGATCTGTCTTTGAAGGATGTCCCGCAACGCTTGGCTGCTTATCTTCTTTATTTAAGTGATTCACCCCAGGGGAGTTTGGAACAAGTGGAATTGGATATTACGAAAGGGCAATTGGCGGCTTTTTTGGGGACGATTCCGGAGACTCTCTCTCGGGTGTTTGCAAAACTCAGCAGTGAGGGGGTCTTGGAGATTGAGGGGGCGCGGATTCGCTTGTTAGATTTGTCCCGGTTGCGGGCTTTGGCAGGAATGTCCGAGTGAGGGTGAGGGGTGATGTCGCCGGGATAGAACCCTTATACCTGGAGTTGGGGGAAACACAAAGCATAGTTCACCCTCCGGTTTCCTTTGGACTAATCGCAAGTTTTGTCACTTTTTGTTGCGTCAGTTGATTTTTTCTATCCCTTGTGTTAAAATTTCCCTCTTTTGGCCTAAGTATATATTCGATTATTCATCATATTCAACTAAAAGTTGCTCTCGTCGGGGTTGTCTTCCCAGCCCGGTAGAACTTGCGGTGTCCGAATGCTGCCTTGCCGAGGCAGGAACCTTTCCTCACGGAAGTGAGCAGGGATTGGGCTGGGGAATGCTTCCTGGAGATGTTTTCTGAACCCCTGAGTTAGAAAGAGGTGAGGGGAGGAAAAATTTTTATCTCTCTAGGGTTAAGTTTTTTCTAGGATGACTGAAATATCTGGGAGAGACTTGATTTTTTATTCAAAGTGCTGATCTGCATAATCTATAAAATATTGTCAAGTAGCTAAAGAAATAAACAGCCCAAAATGACCCGCTAGAACTGTCCAAACCCGGAGGGGAGAGGGGCTGGAACATTGATCAATCGGGTGAAATCTCGCTCATTAATCTCCCGGCATCATCCCCCCGAGGCGATCGGATTCAGGAGAAGACTAAATCCGTTAAAAATTTTTTGACTCGATCGCATTGGCGGGCAACAAATGCTTAGAAACACAGTATAATGAAAAACGTTGTATCGTTTGTAAAGATTTAGAAACCTTGACTAACCAAATTCCACCCGAATTTTTAACTGGAGTCGCTAAAGAACGAGGCGTTTCCGATGCGGAGTTAGAAACCGTCATGATGGCACTTGGCGGGAATTCCACCGCCGCGATCGCCACCATCCTCGGGATCAGCAACATTGCGGTTCGCAAACGACTCGGCGAAGTCTACAGAAAATTTAGCATTTACGGGCGTGGTCCGGGCAAACTGGCTGAATTGCGGCATCAGCTATTCTATCAATACCAAGCCCAAGAAACAGAAGCACCAGCACCCACCAAAACCAAAGCTAAAGCCAAAGCCGAACCGGCTAAAACTTCCCGCAAAAAAACTGAACCAGCCGCCGCCGAACCGGCTACTGAAGTCGTCTCCACCGGAAATCGTAGCCAAGATTGGGGTGAGTCGCCGGATGTATCCCAATTTTATGGACGCACCGAAGAACTTAAAATCCTAGAAGAATTAATTATCGATGAAAGCTCTCGGTTAGTCACTCTCTTAGGAATGACAGGTATCGGCAAAACTGTACTTTCCGTACAGATTGCCAAACAACTGGAAAGCGAGTTTGAGTTCGTGGTGTGGCGGTCCCTGAGTGCAACCCCCAAACTCGAAGACTTATTAGGGAATCTGCTGCAAACCCTTTCCACCCAAAAGAAACCGGATATTCCCGATGATCTCAGCGGCAGAATCTTACGCCTGCTAGACTTGCTGAAAAAGAATCGCTGCCTGATCATCTTAGACGATATCGATGCCTTGCTCAAGGGTGATGAACTCGCCGGGAATTATCGTCCAGAATTTGAAAATTATCGCGATTTCATCAAACGAATTGCCGAAACCCGTCATCAAAGCTGCTTCGTCCTAGTCACCACGGAAGAACCCGCTGAAATTGCCTTGTTGCATGGAGAAAAAGTCCAGACCCTGCAACCGATGGATTCCCACGAAATCGCCCGGGAAATCTTGGCCGATAAAGGAGTGGCTCCCACGGATAAAGAGTGGCTCGAACTGGTTAAACGCTATGGAGATAATCTGTTGGCGTATAAGGTTGTTGCCACAACCATTAAAGAATTCTTTAATGGAAATACGGCAACCTTTCTCAAAGCCACCGAGTTGTTTATCGAAGATACGCTGAATCAGTTACTCGCGCAGCATTTCGGGCGCTTATCTCCCTCAGAAGAAGAGATTTTGTACTGGTTGGCGATCGCCAAGAGTCCGGTTACTCTGTCCCGCTTGCGCGAGGATATGTTATTACCCGTATCCCTCTCGGATATGCTCAAAAACCTCGATTCTTTGGATCGCCGCGCTTTAATCGAAAAACAAGAAACCGCCAGCGACATTTTCTTCACCTTACAACCCTTGATGATGAAGTTTGTCACCACTAAATTAGTGGAAAATGCTTGTGAAGAGATTAAACAGTTGGTGAAGACTCAAAAACTATCCAGTTTAAGAATTTTAATCCAACATAATCTCGGCGCAGTGCAGACTCCCGCCAAAAAAGGTAAATCGGCTCCTCAAAAACCTCAAATGGTGCAACAAATTAAAAATCAGTTGCAACTTTTCGTGATGCGAAGTGGGGGATATGATGAGTTGATCGCTCAACTTGAAGCCATTGCTGGAAAACTTGAAGATAAAACCCAACGGGATGTGGGATATGCCAGCACTAACCTTCGTAACTTGCTTGCAATTATGGCGGGTTAAACTGGGTTTCCCCTAGGCGATCGCCTAGAGAACCCAATCCAACCGGGGGAAATTTGGCTTCTTGGAGACAGCTTTTACCAAACTAATGCTTTCACCGTTGCAAAAAAGCCAAGTTTCCCCTCACTCATCTTCAAGCCAATCATCTTCTAAAATGGGTTGTGAGTTACTGTATTAATCCCAACTGCATCCAGCGGGAAAATCCGGATACCGAGAGTCACTGCGGCAACTGCGGTTCTCCCTTGCTGATTTGCGATCGCTATCGCATCAAAACCCCCTTGCGAGAACCCAATCCGGCTTATCCCTGCGATATTTATGAAGTCCAAGATTGGGGGGAACAGGAATGGGGAACCCCCAAGGTGATGAAAGTCCTTAAATTTACGACTCAACCTGATTTTGTCCGCTTGTTTAAACAAGAAGCACGAGTTTTAATCTGGTTGCGACATCCGAGGATACCCCAGGTGGAACCGGGGGGATATTTTATCCTCACCCTTGGCGATCGCAAATCCCTCCAGGGGTTCGTCATGGAAAAAAAAGCCGGAAAAACCCTAGAACAACAGATTGAACAACAGGGTCCTATGGACGAAACCGTCGCGGGCAACTGGTTAGCACAGTTGATGGAGATCCTCCGCACAATTCATCAAGAAGGGGTGGTGCATCGAGATATTAAACCCAGCAATCTGATTCTCACACCTGATGGACAATTGCAACTGATTGATTTTGGCAGTGCCGCCGATCGCCACAGTAGAAGTACCCGGGTGGGAACCTCGGGTTATGCACCCCCGGAACAACTCCTCGGGGATACCCAACCCCAATCGGATTTTTTCGCGATCGCCCGGACTTGTTTATATGCCTTAACCGGGTTAACCCCCCTCGACTTTCCCCAAACTCCTCAAGGATCTCTCATCTGGCGCAGTCACCTTCGGGATCTCTCTCCCGAGTTAGCACAGTTACTCGATGACTTGATGGCACCCGACTGGCACAGTCGCCCCCAAACAGCACAAGCTATTTTAACCCGGTTAAAGTCATTCCAGATTCCGGCAACCCGGAGTCATCCCTCGGGATAAAAGCAATCCCCCCACTCAACATCTCCCTATATAGGAATATAGGAAGTCCTGCATGAGGAATTGGAGAGCAGATTGTACATCAATTTCTGTTTCGGTATATTAGACTTCAGGAAAAATTTTAAAAAGCCGATTGGCCTTTTTAAGGGGGGTTGGGCGGATCTATCCGGTATTTTGCAAGAGGTATATTGATAACGAGGGGCTATCCTGCCGGGATGGTCGGCTTTCATCGGTTTTCAGTTGTTCCGTGAGATGTCATGGAATGGTTTTGTTTGAGTTAGGACTGATACCCAGGGGAGAATGTAGCTCTCACTGTAGGCGGTATCGTAGATCAATCCTTTCTACTATCTATAAGCGGTGATGAAGTGTCCGTCCTGTTAGTTTGATTCATTATCTTATATGCAGCATTGATGCAATGTTTATTCTTGAGAAGATCCGTCACTTTGATCCCTAAACCCCTGAATTTAACTGTTACCTCTCACGCTTGACTGTTTTATTAAGGGGGCGATCGCAATCACCGTCCAATGAAAACACCCCGAGGCGCTGCACTGGAGCAACCGGCACTCCAGGCAGATTAATAGCATCTTTGAAGACAGTGTTAAGCAGCATTTGATACGCTTTGAAAATTTAATCTTGTTTTAAGCAAAACATAAAGTTAGGGTGGTGATATTTGGATGAGCTCCAGAGGAGAAAAAACCAGTTGTCTCTTTCTACAGCAACTGGCAAATCTGACTCTCATCGGGTCACAAAACCGGGTTTTGGTCCCTGGGTTCTCAAACGGTATTGGCGTTCTAGGCAGGGGTGTCAAATCCCTTAAACCAACTTGGTCAAATTAGATACCAAAGTTAGGTCAGAATGCAATTTACGGATGAGTCAAATTCGATTTAGGTATCAATGGGCCGGACCCTACTAGCACATCCAGCCCAAGCGAGGATAAATTGAAAGGGATAAAAGTTAGACTGGAACCCTTGTAACTTTGGCACCCCTTGCACCCCGACTCATTCAAAACCCACCCATCAATATGCCCCCAACACTCTCTAATCTGTTAGAACAAGCTAACGAAGCCGCAAAACAAGAAGATTGGCAATTGGTGACTCAATGTTTGGAAAAACTAGCCACGAGCCCAGGAACTGGTAGAGTCGAATCTCTATCCGTTGCCACGGAGGAACCGAACCGGCGATCGCCACAATTGAATCCCTCCTCCTTACTCGGTTTGGCGGATCAAGTCTTAGAATACGGTGATTTTCAACAACGATGGGAAGTTGCCAAAGTATTTCCCCGGTTGGGAACAGAGGCGATCGCCCCTCTGTTGGAGATTCTGGCTGACTCCGATGCGGAAGTGGAATTACGATGGTTTGCGGGTCGAATTCTCGGGGAGTTTCATACCCCAGATGCGATCGCTGCCTTGATTGAATTACTCAATAGCCCGGAAGAAGAATTAAACTCAATGGCAGCCAGTGCGTTGGCACAAATGGGCGAACCGGCGATCGCCGCTTTAACCCAGCAGTTAGCGGACTCTAATTCCCGTCCTTTAGCGGTGCGCTCCCTCGGGAAAATCCGCAATCCCGAAATTATCGAACCCCTTTTAAGTGTGGTTGGCGATCGCGATCCCCAAGTACGTTGCGAGGCGATCGCCGCCCTGAATAGCTATGATGACCCGCGCATCCCCCCGGTACTGGTGGAATCCATCCATGATTTCCATGCCTCGGTCCGTCGGGAAGCCACCATTGGCTTAGGATTATGCGCCATGCGACCCTCCTATAAAAACGATACCCAAGGCATCTACAAGGCGATCGCCTCAGAAATTGAGGAACTCCTGCGGGAACGTTTGTGGGATTTTAACCCCGGTGTCACCCATCAGGCGGCGATTTCCTTGGGACGGGTGGCAACGCCGAAAGCCGCAGCCTGCCTCGATGAAATTCTGGATTCCCCAGCGACCCCTATCCCTTTACAAATTAATGCGGTTCGCGCCTTAGCTTGGATGGGAACCCCCGAAGCCTTGGATTATTTAGAAAAAGCATTAGTCAGCCGCGAACATAAGAGTTCTACTCCCGAGGTAATCGCAGAAATTATCTCCTTACTGGGACGGATCGAAGCGCCCGAGTTGAAGCCAAAAGCGGCGCAGATGCTGATAGAACTGTTAAACCGCCAGCCAAAAACCGGGGGGAGAGACTCGATGCGCAGGGAACAAGCGATCGCCTCGGCGTTGGGTTATCTCGGACAAAAAACCAGTATAGAACCCCTGATTCAACTCTTAGCCACCTCTGAGGCGGGGGTTCGGTTTCATGCGATCGCCGCCCTGAAACAGATTGCGCCGGATCAAGCCTATTTCCAACTGCTGGAACTCTCCCATCAACCCAGTGCCAATCCCTCCCTTAAACAAGGTGTGGCAGTCGCGTTGGAAGAATGGGTAAAAAGTTAGGGAATTTTGACAAGGGGCGATCGGCCTAGGTTTGCCCTTGACCCTTCCTCTGTGGAACCCTCTGGGCAAGGGATTCCCCGGAGAACAGCCGTCAGCCTTTCCCCCTCTCCAGGGATTTATTCATGTAAGTTTTGCATGAAAGTTCGGGGATTTACGCATAAACCTCAGTTTTTTTGCAGCGATCGCTACAAAACCCACCGCTTGAGGATGAGATTTGTTGAGAGATTAAGACGCAGTTAACAAACGCGCGAATCCGATCAAACACCGGATCAAGTCGGATTCGTTGCAGCCAGGGATTCGTTCTTACATTCAGGACTATCTGCAACCCATGATGTCTCAACTCTCGTCAATCTTCATCCTGACTACCCCACTCCTCCTGGGGCTCAACTTACTGGGCATTCGGGCGGTTGCGGGTGAACCCGTCCCCTTGAATCAGTCCCCTGACCCTGTCAGCGAACCTGTCGCCCAGGAACTCAACCCGGATTTATTCGACTCAGAACCCTCGGCGATCGCCCTCCCCTCTCGGGAACTCCCCACGGACGAGGATGCTAACCGTCTGCAACAAATTGACTTCTATTCCCAAGCCAATCTGGACCTCGGTCCTTTAGAACAGGTTAACTCGGTTTCCGAACTCGCCGACGTCAGTCCCACCGACTGGGCGTTCCAAGCCCTCCAGAACCTCGCCTCCCGCTATGAGTGCCTCTTGGGATATGGCGATGGCACCTATCAGGGCAATCGGGCGATGACCCGATATGAATTTGCCACCAGTTTAAACGCCTGTCTCGAAGTCATCAATGCTCGCATCAATGAACTCGATTTAAACACGGGCGATCTCGACCTACTCACCCGCTTAACCCAGGACTTTTCTGCGGAACTCGCCACCCTCCGGGGTCGCGTAGACAACCTCGAACTGCGAACCGTTGAAATCGAAGCCAATCAGTTTTCTCCCACGACAAAACTCGCTGGTGAAGCCGCTTTCATCCTCGCCGATGCCTTCACCGATGATGCCGACGCTGAAACCGTCTTCAGCAATCGCGTTCGCCTCAACTTCGTTACCAGTTTTACCGGACGAGATAACCTCTTCACTCGCCTAGAAATGGGCAATATCGGCAACTCCTTTCAGCCCGTTTTAGGGACCAATGAAGGGCGCTATGCCTTTGATGGTGCGAACAACAACACCGTTACCCTCAACCGTTTGCACTATTTCTTTCCACTCGGCAACCAGTTAAGCGTGCGGATTTTCGCCAATGCTGGAGGTCATCACTTCTATGCCAATACCCTCAACCCCTTTTTAGAAGCAGGTGGCGGTGCAACCGGCGCATTCTCCCGCTTCGCTGAACGCAATCCCATTTATCGCTTCACCCTAGGCGGTTCCGGGTTAGGAGTTAAATTTACCCCCATCAATAATTTAGAAATTAATGCCGGTTACTTAGCCAATGAAGCCAAAACTCCCCTATCAGGCGCGGGTTTATTGGATGGCAACTATTCTACCCTCGGCCAGATTGTTTTTGGCAGTCGATTTCAGGTCGGTTTGACCTACGTTCATGCTTATGAAGGGACTTCTGCTCCCCGGTTTGGTTACGGTGGAACTGGGACAAATTTAGGGAATCTTTCTCCGGCGGCGCTTAATCCCCTCAGTCCCTCCTTGCGCGCAACCCCAGTTGTTAGCAACTCCTATAGTGTCAATACTTCCTTGCGAATTACGCCGAATTTAATTGTCGGCGGGTGGATTGCCAAAACCAGTGCGCGACTGATTGGATTGGGAGATGCGGATATTTGGAATTATGCCGCTACAGTGGTTTTACCGGATTTAGGAACTCCGGGGTCTTTTGCCAGCTTAATTGTCGGTGCTGAACCCCATTTAACCAATTTAGATGTACCGGGAAATCCGGATTTTTCCAAGGATACTCCCTTTCATATTGAAGGGCTTTACAAGTATCAAATTACTCCGAATATTTCCCTAACTCCCGGCTTAATTTGGTTGACAGCTCCCAATCAAAATAACGAAAATAGTGAGGTTTTCATTGGGACATTCCGGACCACATTTACCTTTTAAATTATTCCCATCTTCAAAGGTAAAAGTTTTCAACATAAAGCCCGTCCGGGCGGGCTGATTGAAGATGGGCGATCCATACCAGATTGAGTAGGTGACTTGTTTGCCGATCAACAGATCACCCTTCTCTATGCGGTCCTCTCCCCTGACTCCAGGGGAGGGGATTATAGTGGGGTCTCACCCGGAAGAGATTTCACGGGTCACTGCGATCGCCCTGCAGTTGTCCCGCATTCCCTGCAATTCATCCCCAGCTCAAGGCAAGGATAAAGAAAATTCCTAAAAATCTGGTATCAATTTGTACGAAAAATTTGAGGGTTTTCAGGTAAGATGAAAAATGCGGAAAAATCTTATTTGTCTCTCTATATATGCGCCTAGAGCAGTTACAAGCTTTTATGGCAATTGCTGATACGGGTAGTTTCCAACAAGCGGCCCGTCGATGCGGGGTCACCCAATCTACAATTAGCCGTCAAATTCAGTCTCTGGAAGCAGAACTGGGCTTACAGTTATTTCATCGCAGTGCTCAGGCCAAATTAACCTTGCCCGGAGAGCGATTTTTCCCCCATGCTCGCAAAATTTGTCAGGAATGGCACACCGCACAAGAAGAACTGAGCAATTTATTAGAAGGGAAACAGCCGGAACTCTGTGTCGCTGCAATTCACTCGGTTTGTGCTTATTATTTACCGCCTATTTTAAGAAAATTTTGTCGGCAATATCCAGAGGTGCAGTTACGAGTCACGGCATTAGGCAGCGATCGCGCTTTAAAAGTCCTCAAAGATGGCCTCGTTGATCTGGCGATCGTGATGAATAATCGCCTATTAACCTCTAATGCAGAAATGGTAGTTGACATTCTCTACAATGAGTCAATTCAAGTGTTAATGGCAGCCACTCATCCCCTGGCTCAATATGACCCCGTACCCTGGCAAGAATTAGCCCGCTATCCTCAAGTTGTTTTTAAAGATGGCTATGGAATGCAGCGGTTGGTTCAAGATATGTTTGCGAAACATAATTTGACTTTGCGTGCGGTGTTGGAGTTAAATACTCCCGATGCGTTTCGGGGGGTTGTACAGGAGGGCGACATGGTGGCGCTGTTGCCCGAATCAGCCTTAGTCGAAGCCCGTTGCGACCCGAAAGTTGCGATTCGCTCTCTACCGCGAGTGGAACATTTGGATTCTGCTTCCACCCCGTCCTCATTGAACGGAATTTACCCCACCGTGAGCGGGGATTCTTGTTGGAATCGGCAAGTGGTAATTGTCACGACGAGCGATCGCCTCCAAATTCCCCCGATTCAACATTTTTGGCAACTGGTTCATGACTTTTTGCCGCTCAAAGTTTCATCGGGTTAATGTCGGCAATTTTAGCTTGTTGTTCTCCGATATTTATGGGTCCTGATTCCTCACCCCCACCCCAAATTCCCCAGTTTTTTCTTTTTTATTCCCCCTTTATTCACTCCCCCTCTCACTCATGAGCACAGCGTTTAGAGAATTTGTCCAGAAAGTCGGCAGCGGTCCCCACACCAGCCAAAACCTCTCCCGTACAGAAGCCGCCGACGCAATGCGGATGATGCTGGTAGGGGAAGCAACCCCGGCCCAAATCGGGGCCTTTTTAATTGCTCACCGCATCAAGCGTCCGACGGGGGAAGAATTGGCGGGGATGCTGGATGCTTACGACGAAATCGGGCCCAACTTCGGACCGATCGCCGCCTCGTCCCCAGTCATGGTTTGGGGATGTCCCTATGATGGGCGATCGCGAACCGCACCTGTCACCATCCTCACTGCAATCCTCCTCGCCAGTTACGGTCAACCTGTACTCCTCCACGGCGGCGATCAAATGCCGACGAAGTATGGCATTCCTTTTGTGGAAATTTGGGATGCTTTGGGAGTGAACTGGCGAACCCTCGACCTCCAACAACTCCAGTCCGTCCTAGAAACCACCGGAATCGGATTCGTCTATCTTCCCAAACAGTTTCCCGAGGCAGCGAGTCTGGTTCCCTACCGGGAGCAATTGGGGAAACGACCGCCAGTCGCCACCTTAGAACTGATTTGGTCTCCCTATCAGGGCGATCGCCACCTCGTCGCTGGGTTCGTCCATCCCCCCACGGAACTGATGTTTCGCGATGCTTTAAAATTACGCGGGGATTCGCGCCTCACCACCGTCAAAGGATTAGAAGGCAGTTGCGATTTACCTCGGGAACGCACCGCCATTATCGGATATAGCAATCCCGCCCAAACTCCCCCCCCACCGGCGGTTTCCGAGTCGGAGTCTCCCCATGCCGACCCGTTTGAGCGCCTGCTTCTGCATCCTCGGGACTACGGATTTACCCCGGAAAATGTCCCATTTCAATCCGAAGCATTCCCCGACCAAATGCAAGGAGTCCTGCGGGGTGAACCCAGCGAACTGATGGAGTCTGCTGTCTGGAGTGGGGGATTTTACCTTTGGCATTGTGGTGTTTCCGGGGACCTCAGTAGCGGCATTGCTCAAGCCCGTGAAGGGTTTAAAAGCGGTCGAGTTGCTGCTAAACTCCAGGAAATTACTCAAGCGGTGAGTTCGCGATCGCCCTTGAATTAGCCGCTGTCAGTCCAGATCCATAGACCAAAAACCGGCTTTCTAACCCCTGTCCCCAGGCCCTAACCAACGATGAGCGAATCCATTCCCACCCCTCCCCAACTGGCTGCGTTGGTCCTCGCTGGAGGCCAGAGTTCTCGCATGGGGGAAGATAAAGCCCAAATCCTCTGGGAGGGGAAGTCCCTACTCCAGCGGGTCTGTGAAGTGGCCTCTCACTGTACGGATCAAGTTTATTTAATCACGCCTTGGCCGGAACGCTATGAGTCCATGCTGAGTCCGGAACCTCTCTCGGGAAGGACGGTACAGGCACTGCGAGAAACAGAACACAAACGGGGTCCTTTAGGGGCCGTCTGGGAAGGGCTGAGTCAGATTGAGGCGG is a genomic window containing:
- a CDS encoding Crp/Fnr family transcriptional regulator yields the protein MKDQSFDKQAFLAQTPLFQSLPPDQHQALAQIAIGQSYQKGEVLFWEGDDERVGFFIVISGRVKVFKQSPLGKEQILQIFAGGQHFAEVPAFDGQPFPASAAALESTQVLFFPRTAFVALMQAHPNIAITLLGIFARHLRWLAKVVEDLSLKDVPQRLAAYLLYLSDSPQGSLEQVELDITKGQLAAFLGTIPETLSRVFAKLSSEGVLEIEGARIRLLDLSRLRALAGMSE
- a CDS encoding NB-ARC domain-containing protein, which gives rise to MTNQIPPEFLTGVAKERGVSDAELETVMMALGGNSTAAIATILGISNIAVRKRLGEVYRKFSIYGRGPGKLAELRHQLFYQYQAQETEAPAPTKTKAKAKAEPAKTSRKKTEPAAAEPATEVVSTGNRSQDWGESPDVSQFYGRTEELKILEELIIDESSRLVTLLGMTGIGKTVLSVQIAKQLESEFEFVVWRSLSATPKLEDLLGNLLQTLSTQKKPDIPDDLSGRILRLLDLLKKNRCLIILDDIDALLKGDELAGNYRPEFENYRDFIKRIAETRHQSCFVLVTTEEPAEIALLHGEKVQTLQPMDSHEIAREILADKGVAPTDKEWLELVKRYGDNLLAYKVVATTIKEFFNGNTATFLKATELFIEDTLNQLLAQHFGRLSPSEEEILYWLAIAKSPVTLSRLREDMLLPVSLSDMLKNLDSLDRRALIEKQETASDIFFTLQPLMMKFVTTKLVENACEEIKQLVKTQKLSSLRILIQHNLGAVQTPAKKGKSAPQKPQMVQQIKNQLQLFVMRSGGYDELIAQLEAIAGKLEDKTQRDVGYASTNLRNLLAIMAG
- a CDS encoding protein kinase domain-containing protein; translation: MSYCINPNCIQRENPDTESHCGNCGSPLLICDRYRIKTPLREPNPAYPCDIYEVQDWGEQEWGTPKVMKVLKFTTQPDFVRLFKQEARVLIWLRHPRIPQVEPGGYFILTLGDRKSLQGFVMEKKAGKTLEQQIEQQGPMDETVAGNWLAQLMEILRTIHQEGVVHRDIKPSNLILTPDGQLQLIDFGSAADRHSRSTRVGTSGYAPPEQLLGDTQPQSDFFAIARTCLYALTGLTPLDFPQTPQGSLIWRSHLRDLSPELAQLLDDLMAPDWHSRPQTAQAILTRLKSFQIPATRSHPSG
- a CDS encoding HEAT repeat domain-containing protein; this encodes MPPTLSNLLEQANEAAKQEDWQLVTQCLEKLATSPGTGRVESLSVATEEPNRRSPQLNPSSLLGLADQVLEYGDFQQRWEVAKVFPRLGTEAIAPLLEILADSDAEVELRWFAGRILGEFHTPDAIAALIELLNSPEEELNSMAASALAQMGEPAIAALTQQLADSNSRPLAVRSLGKIRNPEIIEPLLSVVGDRDPQVRCEAIAALNSYDDPRIPPVLVESIHDFHASVRREATIGLGLCAMRPSYKNDTQGIYKAIASEIEELLRERLWDFNPGVTHQAAISLGRVATPKAAACLDEILDSPATPIPLQINAVRALAWMGTPEALDYLEKALVSREHKSSTPEVIAEIISLLGRIEAPELKPKAAQMLIELLNRQPKTGGRDSMRREQAIASALGYLGQKTSIEPLIQLLATSEAGVRFHAIAALKQIAPDQAYFQLLELSHQPSANPSLKQGVAVALEEWVKS
- a CDS encoding iron uptake porin, whose product is MMSQLSSIFILTTPLLLGLNLLGIRAVAGEPVPLNQSPDPVSEPVAQELNPDLFDSEPSAIALPSRELPTDEDANRLQQIDFYSQANLDLGPLEQVNSVSELADVSPTDWAFQALQNLASRYECLLGYGDGTYQGNRAMTRYEFATSLNACLEVINARINELDLNTGDLDLLTRLTQDFSAELATLRGRVDNLELRTVEIEANQFSPTTKLAGEAAFILADAFTDDADAETVFSNRVRLNFVTSFTGRDNLFTRLEMGNIGNSFQPVLGTNEGRYAFDGANNNTVTLNRLHYFFPLGNQLSVRIFANAGGHHFYANTLNPFLEAGGGATGAFSRFAERNPIYRFTLGGSGLGVKFTPINNLEINAGYLANEAKTPLSGAGLLDGNYSTLGQIVFGSRFQVGLTYVHAYEGTSAPRFGYGGTGTNLGNLSPAALNPLSPSLRATPVVSNSYSVNTSLRITPNLIVGGWIAKTSARLIGLGDADIWNYAATVVLPDLGTPGSFASLIVGAEPHLTNLDVPGNPDFSKDTPFHIEGLYKYQITPNISLTPGLIWLTAPNQNNENSEVFIGTFRTTFTF
- a CDS encoding LysR family transcriptional regulator, with translation MRLEQLQAFMAIADTGSFQQAARRCGVTQSTISRQIQSLEAELGLQLFHRSAQAKLTLPGERFFPHARKICQEWHTAQEELSNLLEGKQPELCVAAIHSVCAYYLPPILRKFCRQYPEVQLRVTALGSDRALKVLKDGLVDLAIVMNNRLLTSNAEMVVDILYNESIQVLMAATHPLAQYDPVPWQELARYPQVVFKDGYGMQRLVQDMFAKHNLTLRAVLELNTPDAFRGVVQEGDMVALLPESALVEARCDPKVAIRSLPRVEHLDSASTPSSLNGIYPTVSGDSCWNRQVVIVTTSDRLQIPPIQHFWQLVHDFLPLKVSSG
- a CDS encoding anthranilate phosphoribosyltransferase family protein, coding for MSTAFREFVQKVGSGPHTSQNLSRTEAADAMRMMLVGEATPAQIGAFLIAHRIKRPTGEELAGMLDAYDEIGPNFGPIAASSPVMVWGCPYDGRSRTAPVTILTAILLASYGQPVLLHGGDQMPTKYGIPFVEIWDALGVNWRTLDLQQLQSVLETTGIGFVYLPKQFPEAASLVPYREQLGKRPPVATLELIWSPYQGDRHLVAGFVHPPTELMFRDALKLRGDSRLTTVKGLEGSCDLPRERTAIIGYSNPAQTPPPPAVSESESPHADPFERLLLHPRDYGFTPENVPFQSEAFPDQMQGVLRGEPSELMESAVWSGGFYLWHCGVSGDLSSGIAQAREGFKSGRVAAKLQEITQAVSSRSPLN